One Roseomonas sp. OT10 DNA window includes the following coding sequences:
- a CDS encoding peptidoglycan -binding protein has translation MALGSGRRGSREGLNAWPGYVDALSTLLMVIIFVLLVFVLAQGFLSVALSSRDRALDRLNRQVAELAELLSLERGQTQDLRSSLGRAQQELQAAIAAREAAQRDLTGLRAERDRLDAERDALRGERDGLAARLADAELSGRGTGERIASLERRLAEALSRVEAAGGETAQALRERTTTARSLTAEQAARQQAERSLAEAQAARQQTERSLAEERGARQQVERSLAETRAAQEQAQRALAALREEAARLDRQVQADAKTIEARLSDLATLSQQVQALTALRDRLEREAQQALARAEEEERRRTAAEVLVTESRRQATAAAEGRRSAEAQAQEYGRLAESARAQAALLGQQLDALRAELQRVAAALEAQEASGRDKDAQIASLGARLNVALAARVEELQRYRSDFFGRLRDVLGDRPEVRIVGDRFVFQSEVLFPVGSADMSAAGQQQIRQIAGVMRELSAQIPPEVNWILRVDGHADRTPIRGGGRFASNWELSAARAIAVAQLLINEGLPARRVAATAFGENQPLDEGDSPEALARNRRIELRLTDR, from the coding sequence ATGGCGCTGGGGAGCGGCCGCCGGGGATCGCGCGAGGGGCTGAACGCCTGGCCCGGCTATGTGGACGCGCTGTCCACGCTGCTGATGGTCATCATCTTCGTGCTGCTGGTCTTCGTGCTGGCGCAGGGCTTCCTCTCGGTGGCCCTGTCCTCCCGCGACCGGGCGCTGGACCGGCTCAACCGCCAGGTCGCGGAGCTGGCCGAGCTGCTGTCCCTGGAACGCGGACAGACCCAGGACCTGCGCAGCAGCCTGGGCCGGGCGCAGCAGGAGCTGCAGGCGGCCATCGCCGCGCGGGAGGCGGCGCAGCGCGACCTGACCGGGTTGCGGGCGGAGCGGGACCGGCTGGATGCGGAGCGCGATGCGCTGCGCGGAGAGCGCGACGGGCTGGCCGCGCGCCTTGCCGATGCGGAGCTGTCGGGCCGCGGCACGGGCGAGCGGATCGCCAGCCTGGAGCGGCGGCTCGCGGAAGCCCTGTCGCGGGTCGAGGCCGCGGGCGGCGAGACGGCCCAGGCACTGCGCGAGCGCACCACGACGGCCCGCAGCCTGACCGCGGAACAGGCGGCCCGCCAGCAGGCGGAGCGTTCCCTGGCCGAGGCCCAGGCCGCGCGGCAACAGACGGAACGATCCCTGGCCGAGGAGCGGGGCGCCCGCCAGCAGGTCGAGCGCAGCCTGGCGGAGACGCGGGCGGCGCAGGAGCAGGCGCAGCGCGCCCTCGCGGCCCTGCGCGAGGAGGCGGCGCGCCTGGACCGGCAGGTGCAGGCCGATGCGAAGACCATCGAGGCCCGTCTGTCGGATCTCGCGACCCTGTCGCAGCAGGTGCAGGCCCTCACCGCCCTGCGCGACCGGCTGGAGCGGGAGGCGCAGCAGGCGCTGGCCCGGGCGGAGGAGGAGGAGCGCCGGCGGACCGCGGCCGAGGTGCTGGTGACCGAATCCCGACGCCAGGCGACCGCCGCCGCCGAGGGAAGGCGCAGCGCCGAGGCCCAGGCCCAGGAGTACGGCCGCCTCGCCGAGAGTGCCCGCGCCCAGGCGGCGCTGCTGGGGCAGCAGCTCGATGCCCTGCGCGCCGAGTTGCAGCGGGTCGCGGCGGCGCTGGAGGCCCAGGAGGCGTCGGGGCGTGACAAGGACGCGCAGATCGCCTCGCTCGGCGCGCGGCTGAACGTCGCCCTCGCCGCGCGGGTGGAGGAGCTGCAGCGCTACCGCAGCGACTTCTTCGGCCGGCTGCGCGACGTGCTGGGCGACCGGCCGGAGGTGCGGATCGTCGGCGACCGCTTCGTCTTCCAGTCGGAGGTGCTGTTCCCCGTGGGCAGCGCCGACATGTCCGCCGCCGGCCAGCAGCAGATCCGCCAGATCGCGGGCGTGATGCGCGAGCTCTCGGCGCAGATCCCGCCGGAGGTGAACTGGATCCTGCGGGTGGATGGCCATGCCGACCGGACACCGATCCGCGGTGGCGGGCGCTTCGCGTCCAACTGGGAGCTTTCGGCCGCGCGGGCCATCGCGGTGGCGCAGCTGCTGATCAACGAGGGCCTGCCGGCGCGCCGGGTGGCGGCCACCGCCTTCGGCGAGAACCAGCCCCTGGACGAAGGGGATTCCCCCGAGGCACTGGCCCGCAACCGGCGCATCGAGCTGCGCCTGACCGACCGCTAG
- the efp gene encoding elongation factor P, with product MAKQQANQMRPGQVIEFEGRRWSVLKINIMTPGKGAAVIQVEMRDVKTGTKKDQRWRTQDTVERLTTEDKEFTFSYAEGDGLILMDPETFEQTTVPKDILGERLPFLVENMTVNVRLIEGDPVSMDLPDSVVLEVTEADPVVKNQTATSSYKPALLSNGVKTMVPPFISTGEKIVVRTEDASYVERAKG from the coding sequence ATGGCGAAGCAGCAGGCCAACCAGATGCGCCCTGGCCAGGTGATCGAGTTCGAGGGCCGCCGCTGGTCCGTGCTCAAGATCAACATCATGACCCCCGGCAAGGGCGCGGCCGTGATCCAGGTCGAGATGCGCGACGTGAAGACCGGCACCAAGAAGGACCAGCGCTGGCGCACCCAGGACACCGTCGAGCGCCTGACGACCGAGGACAAGGAGTTCACCTTCTCCTATGCCGAGGGCGACGGGCTGATCCTGATGGACCCGGAGACCTTCGAGCAGACCACCGTGCCCAAGGACATCCTGGGCGAGCGCCTGCCCTTCCTGGTCGAGAACATGACCGTCAATGTCCGTCTGATCGAGGGCGACCCGGTCTCCATGGACCTGCCGGACAGCGTGGTGCTGGAGGTGACGGAGGCCGACCCGGTGGTGAAGAACCAGACCGCCACCTCCTCCTACAAGCCCGCCCTGCTCAGCAACGGCGTGAAGACCATGGTGCCGCCCTTCATCTCCACCGGGGAGAAGATCGTGGTCCGCACCGAGGACGCCTCCTACGTCGAGCGCGCCAAGGGCTGA
- a CDS encoding DUF1491 family protein gives MEPRVKAGIWTSMALRLGDSAGRPGMVLRKGDPDSGGILCVLLGRDGQLCVLSQVRDADGRPAWIRGTGPAPVDQAAADAYVERQVKRDPDLWVLEFEAPDLLPPFEAKLL, from the coding sequence ATGGAACCCCGTGTCAAAGCTGGCATCTGGACCTCGATGGCCCTGCGGCTGGGCGATTCCGCCGGCCGTCCCGGGATGGTGCTGCGCAAGGGCGATCCGGATAGCGGCGGCATCCTCTGCGTGCTGTTGGGACGGGACGGGCAGCTCTGCGTCCTGTCCCAGGTCCGGGACGCCGACGGCCGGCCTGCCTGGATCCGCGGCACCGGGCCGGCCCCGGTCGATCAGGCGGCCGCCGATGCCTATGTCGAGCGGCAGGTGAAGCGCGACCCGGACCTCTGGGTGCTGGAGTTCGAGGCCCCGGACCTTCTCCCGCCGTTTGAGGCCAAGCTTCTATAA
- a CDS encoding ketopantoate reductase family protein, which produces MKICIYGAGAIGGHLAARLAKGGAEVSVVARGAQLAAIRERGLTVRAPDGDLHCRPAASDDPAALGPQDAVIVTVKAPSLPQVAQGIGPLLREDTAVAFVMNGIPWWYFDHHGGSLEGRRLPELDPGDAVRTAVGLGRTVGGVVYSACTVIEPGVIVTEHANNRVFLGRPDGGPSPQAEGIAAALRGGGFTSKVVDDIRREIWAKLLGNLTSGPICVLTRHPLLTALEEPAIVAARSAIAREGVAITKALGLELPAETMATIEGFRGSRHKPSILQDLELGRPMEVDALLNVPLQLARMAKVETPTLDLLVAMVRKVAESAGLYRPAA; this is translated from the coding sequence ATGAAGATCTGCATTTACGGCGCCGGCGCGATCGGCGGGCACCTGGCCGCCCGCCTGGCGAAGGGCGGCGCGGAGGTGAGCGTCGTGGCGCGCGGCGCGCAGCTCGCGGCGATCCGCGAGCGCGGGCTGACCGTGCGTGCCCCGGACGGAGATCTGCACTGCCGGCCCGCGGCCTCCGACGATCCCGCCGCGCTGGGCCCGCAGGATGCGGTGATCGTGACGGTGAAGGCGCCATCGCTGCCCCAGGTGGCGCAGGGGATAGGCCCGCTGCTGCGCGAGGACACGGCCGTCGCCTTCGTCATGAACGGCATCCCCTGGTGGTACTTCGACCATCACGGCGGATCCCTGGAGGGACGCCGGCTGCCGGAACTGGACCCCGGCGATGCCGTCCGGACGGCGGTGGGCCTGGGGCGTACCGTCGGCGGCGTCGTCTATTCCGCCTGCACCGTGATCGAGCCCGGGGTCATCGTCACCGAGCATGCCAATAACCGCGTCTTCCTCGGGCGGCCGGATGGCGGCCCCAGCCCGCAGGCCGAGGGCATCGCGGCGGCGCTGCGCGGCGGCGGATTCACCTCGAAGGTGGTGGACGACATCCGGCGCGAGATCTGGGCCAAGCTGCTGGGCAACCTGACCAGCGGCCCGATCTGCGTCCTGACCCGCCATCCGCTGCTGACGGCGCTGGAGGAGCCGGCCATCGTGGCGGCACGCTCCGCCATCGCGCGGGAAGGCGTGGCCATCACCAAGGCCCTGGGCCTGGAGCTGCCGGCCGAGACCATGGCGACGATCGAGGGCTTCCGCGGCAGCCGCCACAAGCCCTCCATCCTGCAGGACCTGGAGCTGGGCCGGCCGATGGAGGTCGATGCGCTGCTCAACGTGCCGCTGCAGCTCGCGCGCATGGCGAAGGTGGAGACGCCGACCCTCGATCTCCTGGTCGCGATGGTGCGGAAGGTGGCGGAATCGGCCGGGCTCTACCGGCCCGCCGCCTGA
- a CDS encoding inositol monophosphatase family protein, which produces MRTSARLSPALNVVVQAAQKAGRRLLRDFGEVENLQVNMKGPGDFVSQADLRSEETLRQELSRARPGFAFLMEESGASGDADWEWRWVVDPLDGTTNFLHGLPHWAISIGIEKRTGENSSEVVAGVIYNPAADELFWAEKGVGAFLNDRRLRVSARREMRESVFATGIPFANVPKRAEFSATLARLMPQVAGIRRFGAAALDLAWTAAGRYEGYWELGLKPWDFAAGIVMVREAGGYVTDPEGGDAWAGPSPGGNIVAGNTHMHGPLREAVAEGVTRVASAKAGA; this is translated from the coding sequence ATGCGCACGAGCGCCCGCCTGTCCCCCGCCCTCAACGTCGTCGTCCAGGCCGCCCAGAAGGCCGGCCGCCGGCTGCTGCGCGACTTCGGCGAGGTGGAGAACCTTCAGGTCAACATGAAGGGGCCGGGCGACTTCGTCTCCCAGGCCGACCTGCGCTCCGAGGAGACGCTGCGCCAGGAACTCTCCCGCGCCCGCCCCGGCTTCGCCTTCCTGATGGAGGAGAGCGGCGCGAGCGGCGATGCCGACTGGGAGTGGCGCTGGGTGGTCGATCCGCTCGACGGCACCACCAACTTCCTGCACGGCCTGCCGCACTGGGCGATCAGCATCGGCATCGAGAAGCGGACCGGCGAGAACAGCTCCGAAGTCGTGGCCGGCGTGATCTACAACCCGGCCGCCGACGAGCTGTTCTGGGCGGAGAAGGGCGTCGGCGCCTTCCTCAACGACCGCCGCCTGCGCGTCTCCGCGCGGCGCGAGATGCGCGAATCCGTCTTCGCGACCGGCATCCCCTTCGCCAACGTGCCGAAGCGCGCCGAGTTCTCGGCCACGCTGGCGCGGCTGATGCCGCAGGTGGCCGGCATCCGGCGCTTCGGCGCCGCCGCGCTCGACCTCGCCTGGACCGCCGCCGGCCGGTACGAGGGCTATTGGGAGCTGGGCCTCAAGCCCTGGGACTTCGCCGCGGGCATCGTGATGGTGCGCGAGGCGGGCGGCTACGTCACCGACCCCGAGGGCGGCGACGCCTGGGCCGGCCCCAGCCCGGGCGGCAACATCGTCGCCGGCAACACCCACATGCACGGCCCCCTGCGCGAGGCCGTGGCCGAGGGCGTGACCCGCGTGGCCAGCGCCAAGGCCGGGGCCTGA
- a CDS encoding MotA/TolQ/ExbB proton channel family protein, whose protein sequence is MTRPTHYLLRMLAFLAVVLGIAAVLSDTLLGAFEANLVLNTVILAVLLLGVVWTLRQVLSLKREVDWLEAFRDPRPGQPEPAAPHLLAPMASMLATSQGGRKRDRLMLSTTAMRSVLDGIASRLDESRELSRYMTGLLIFLGLLGTFWGLILTIGSVAEVINGMSVGSGDLNALFNQLKSGLAQPLRGMGVAFSSSMLGLAGALVLGFMDLTAGQAQNRFYNELEEWLAGVTRLSSGVLGGEGEASGSVPAYVQALLEQTAENLEGLQRILARGEERSGAASQALITLTERLSVLTDQMRARQTLMQRVAESQASLAPVLQRMADAQGHDEASRNHLRNIELYLARVMEDAAQGRAQSTQEIRSEIKLLARTIAALAEAPPS, encoded by the coding sequence ATGACCCGCCCGACCCACTACCTCCTGCGCATGCTGGCCTTCCTGGCCGTGGTGCTGGGGATCGCCGCCGTCCTCTCCGACACGCTGCTGGGCGCCTTCGAGGCGAATCTGGTGCTGAACACGGTCATCCTGGCCGTGCTGCTGCTGGGCGTGGTCTGGACGCTGCGCCAGGTGCTGTCGCTCAAGCGCGAGGTGGACTGGCTGGAGGCGTTCCGCGATCCGCGCCCGGGGCAGCCGGAACCCGCCGCGCCGCACCTGCTGGCGCCGATGGCCTCGATGCTCGCGACCAGCCAGGGCGGGCGGAAGCGCGACCGGCTGATGCTCTCCACCACCGCGATGCGCTCCGTGCTGGACGGCATCGCCTCCCGCCTGGACGAATCGCGCGAGCTGTCGCGCTACATGACCGGGCTGCTGATCTTCCTCGGGCTTCTCGGCACCTTCTGGGGCCTGATCCTCACCATCGGGTCGGTGGCCGAGGTCATCAACGGCATGTCCGTCGGCTCCGGCGATCTGAACGCCCTGTTCAACCAACTGAAGTCGGGGCTGGCACAGCCGCTGCGCGGCATGGGGGTGGCCTTCTCCTCCTCCATGCTGGGCCTCGCCGGCGCGCTGGTCCTGGGCTTCATGGATCTGACCGCGGGCCAGGCGCAGAACCGCTTCTACAACGAGTTGGAGGAATGGCTGGCCGGGGTGACCCGGCTCTCCTCCGGCGTGCTGGGGGGCGAGGGCGAGGCAAGCGGCTCGGTGCCGGCCTATGTCCAGGCACTGCTGGAACAGACGGCGGAGAACCTGGAAGGCCTCCAGCGCATCCTGGCGCGCGGCGAGGAGCGCAGCGGCGCCGCCAGCCAGGCGCTCATCACCCTGACGGAACGCCTGAGCGTGCTGACCGACCAGATGCGCGCCAGGCAGACGCTGATGCAGCGCGTGGCGGAGAGCCAGGCCTCCCTCGCCCCGGTGCTGCAGCGCATGGCCGATGCCCAGGGCCATGACGAGGCCTCGCGCAACCACCTCCGCAACATCGAGCTGTACCTCGCCCGGGTGATGGAGGATGCCGCCCAGGGGCGGGCCCAGTCGACCCAGGAGATCCGCAGCGAGATCAAGCTGCTGGCGCGCACCATCGCCGCGCTGGCGGAGGCGCCGCCATCGTGA
- a CDS encoding DUF3592 domain-containing protein, whose protein sequence is MLICVLLSGLGTAATGVLALRAQGQLRAFLAASATAEGEVAGYRDRAGSPQQRSIHRTTKSRPVFRYRDAAGVEREAASAWSFAREDYPVGLRLPVRYDAAAHARAEADGLWALWSGVVALWGATALLAGLLAAVLRAAFRRGGPAGAA, encoded by the coding sequence ATGCTAATCTGCGTTCTGCTGTCGGGGCTGGGGACGGCGGCGACGGGCGTCCTGGCGCTGCGGGCGCAGGGCCAGCTCCGCGCCTTCCTGGCGGCCTCCGCCACGGCGGAGGGGGAGGTGGCGGGCTACCGCGACCGCGCCGGCTCGCCGCAGCAGCGCTCGATCCACCGCACGACGAAGAGCCGGCCGGTCTTCCGCTACCGCGACGCGGCCGGGGTGGAGCGGGAGGCGGCCAGCGCCTGGAGCTTCGCGCGGGAGGATTACCCGGTCGGGCTGCGCCTGCCCGTCCGCTACGACGCCGCCGCGCATGCCCGTGCGGAGGCGGATGGGCTCTGGGCGCTCTGGAGCGGGGTCGTGGCGCTGTGGGGGGCGACGGCGCTGCTGGCCGGGCTGCTGGCGGCCGTCCTGCGCGCGGCCTTCCGCAGGGGCGGACCTGCGGGCGCGGCGTGA
- a CDS encoding Bug family tripartite tricarboxylate transporter substrate binding protein: protein MTLDRRTTLAALAGAGLGPLALRPAAAQQAAGFPSRPVSVIVPFAPGGSTDFVARLLAQFLGTTMGGSFVVDNRAGASGTVGVAMLARARPDGHTLAVVPNGTFAMAPFLLPSLPYDNAKALAPIGMLASNAMFICVHPQSELKTLEDLIAAAKAQPGKLSFGSAGAGVANHLGVELLQEMAGIELLHVIYRSGAQGVQAVMAKEVTLSFVDSVTAIPSLKAGELRALAVTSKERSKQMPDVPTVAERGMPGYVATTDFGFFAPAGTPQPIIQALAENARKVMLSEEVRSKLEPLSIDVVGGMPDEFAAYYAAESQKWGDLIRRRNIKPE, encoded by the coding sequence ATGACCCTCGACCGACGCACCACCCTGGCGGCGCTGGCCGGTGCCGGGCTCGGCCCCCTCGCCCTCCGCCCTGCCGCCGCGCAGCAGGCCGCGGGCTTTCCCTCGCGCCCCGTTTCCGTGATCGTGCCCTTCGCGCCGGGCGGCTCCACCGATTTCGTCGCCCGCCTGCTGGCCCAGTTCCTGGGCACGACCATGGGCGGCTCCTTCGTCGTGGACAACCGCGCCGGCGCCAGCGGCACGGTGGGCGTCGCCATGCTCGCCCGCGCGCGGCCGGACGGGCACACCCTGGCCGTGGTGCCCAACGGCACCTTCGCCATGGCGCCCTTCCTGCTGCCCTCCCTGCCCTACGACAACGCCAAGGCGCTGGCGCCGATCGGCATGCTGGCCTCCAACGCCATGTTCATCTGCGTGCATCCGCAGAGCGAGCTGAAGACGCTGGAGGACCTGATCGCCGCCGCCAAGGCGCAGCCGGGCAAGCTCTCCTTCGGCTCGGCCGGCGCGGGGGTGGCCAACCACCTGGGCGTGGAACTGCTCCAGGAGATGGCGGGGATCGAGCTGCTGCACGTCATCTACCGCTCCGGCGCCCAGGGCGTGCAGGCGGTGATGGCGAAGGAGGTCACGCTGTCCTTCGTCGACTCCGTCACCGCCATCCCCTCGCTGAAGGCGGGCGAGTTGCGCGCCCTGGCCGTCACCAGCAAGGAGCGCAGCAAGCAGATGCCGGACGTGCCGACGGTGGCCGAGCGCGGTATGCCCGGCTACGTCGCGACCACGGATTTCGGCTTCTTCGCCCCCGCCGGCACGCCGCAGCCGATCATCCAGGCCCTGGCCGAGAATGCGCGCAAGGTGATGCTGTCGGAGGAGGTGCGGAGCAAGCTGGAGCCGCTCTCGATCGACGTCGTCGGCGGCATGCCGGACGAGTTCGCCGCCTACTACGCGGCGGAGTCGCAGAAGTGGGGCGACCTCATCCGCCGCCGGAACATCAAGCCGGAGTGA
- a CDS encoding lysine-2,3-aminomutase-like protein — protein sequence MPDGSLPPPPVLASPGRTLRSAEAVVAAGLAPPQALPALRQVAERYAVSITPAVAALIDPADPADPIAAQYVPHPAERDTHPLELEDPTADHPHSPVKGVVHRYPDRALLKPLLACPVYCRFCFRREQVGPDGGVLGEAELDAALGYFERTTTLREAILTGGDPLMLSPRRLGVILTRLSAMPHIEVIRLHSRVPVADPGRVTEALCAALETGTALYLCVHANHAREFTPEARDALRRLHAAGAVLLGQSVLLRGVNDSAEGLEALFRAMLSARVKPYYLHQLDRAPGTARFEVPIAEGRALLRALRGRVTGLAWPVYALDTPGGGGKAPIGPEFASPDGGGWVVERPLDGAPYRHAAPDSSR from the coding sequence ATGCCCGACGGCTCCCTCCCTCCCCCGCCGGTCCTCGCCTCCCCGGGCCGCACGCTCCGCAGCGCGGAGGCGGTGGTCGCGGCCGGCCTCGCCCCGCCGCAGGCCCTGCCCGCGCTGCGCCAGGTGGCGGAGCGCTACGCCGTCTCCATCACCCCGGCGGTGGCGGCGCTGATCGACCCGGCCGACCCGGCCGACCCCATCGCCGCGCAATACGTCCCCCACCCGGCGGAGCGGGACACCCACCCGCTGGAGCTGGAGGACCCGACCGCCGACCACCCGCACTCCCCTGTGAAAGGCGTAGTCCACCGCTATCCGGACCGCGCCCTGCTGAAGCCGCTGCTGGCCTGCCCGGTCTATTGCCGCTTCTGCTTCCGGCGGGAGCAGGTGGGGCCGGATGGCGGGGTGCTGGGCGAGGCGGAGCTGGACGCCGCGCTGGGCTATTTCGAACGCACGACGACGCTGCGCGAGGCGATCCTGACCGGCGGCGACCCGCTGATGCTCTCGCCGCGCCGGCTCGGGGTGATCCTGACGCGACTCTCGGCCATGCCGCACATCGAGGTCATCCGCCTCCATTCGCGGGTCCCCGTGGCCGATCCGGGCCGGGTGACGGAGGCGCTCTGCGCCGCGCTGGAGACGGGGACGGCCCTCTACCTCTGCGTCCACGCCAACCACGCGCGGGAGTTCACGCCCGAGGCCCGGGACGCGCTGCGCCGGCTGCACGCCGCCGGCGCCGTGCTGCTGGGGCAGTCCGTGCTGCTGCGCGGGGTGAACGACAGCGCGGAGGGGCTGGAGGCCCTGTTCCGCGCCATGCTGTCCGCGCGGGTAAAACCCTATTACCTGCACCAGCTCGACCGGGCGCCGGGGACGGCGCGCTTCGAGGTGCCGATCGCCGAGGGCCGCGCCCTGCTGCGCGCCCTGCGCGGCCGGGTCACCGGGCTCGCCTGGCCGGTCTATGCGCTGGACACGCCGGGCGGCGGCGGCAAGGCGCCGATCGGGCCGGAATTCGCGTCGCCCGATGGCGGCGGATGGGTGGTGGAACGGCCGCTGGACGGCGCGCCCTACCGGCACGCCGCGCCGGATTCGTCGCGGTAG
- a CDS encoding cytochrome b: MRYTATARLLHWLTVALLLILGSLGLWITRAEPADEEFKLKLYNIHESIGIAVFVLTVMRLAWRVAHPPPPLPADLAAVLRLAAHMTHAALYALLLTMPVVGFLATNAWGFPLTWFGLVPIPSPIGRDETWAPILSAAHGWMALALAGLVALHAGAALWHHLVRRDDTLRRMLPG, translated from the coding sequence ATGCGCTACACGGCGACGGCACGGCTGCTGCACTGGCTGACCGTGGCACTGCTGCTGATCCTGGGGAGCCTCGGCCTCTGGATCACGCGCGCCGAACCGGCCGATGAAGAATTCAAGCTGAAGCTCTACAATATCCACGAAAGTATTGGAATTGCGGTTTTTGTGCTGACCGTGATGCGCCTGGCATGGCGCGTGGCCCACCCGCCGCCGCCCTTGCCGGCGGATCTGGCGGCGGTGCTGCGCCTCGCCGCGCACATGACCCACGCAGCCCTCTACGCGCTGCTGCTGACCATGCCGGTCGTGGGCTTCCTGGCCACGAATGCCTGGGGCTTTCCCCTGACCTGGTTCGGGCTCGTTCCCATCCCCTCGCCGATCGGGCGGGACGAGACCTGGGCGCCCATCCTGTCGGCGGCCCATGGCTGGATGGCGCTGGCCCTCGCCGGGCTGGTCGCGCTCCATGCCGGCGCCGCGCTCTGGCACCATCTGGTCCGGCGCGACGACACGCTGCGCCGGATGCTGCCCGGATAG
- a CDS encoding metal-dependent hydrolase family protein, with translation MADTGTILRAGFAWTAAAPAVLERPELWIDGGRIAWTGRQGERPAEVGRRILDLGDAWLLPGFIDAHLHLWGLDLADPTALWTWPMALRAARATADLRRMLEAGVTAVRCLGGPLGPPLARAVRSGAVPGPHIVAAGEFICSRAGTWDHAAWPEGWVEALGMFADGEAECRQRVRQRLRQGADFIKIGGSVGEHTDLLRQWGNDPGRQRLSYGDAEVAALVEEAHRQGLRVATHAIGEAAVRQALDAGVDSIEHGHGITEETCRRLAESGALLVPTLALPALRARHGAAQGLRPEAVAAWAGHAEVQRRSLELAVRHGVRLAAGTDFVGPPGTPLGPSMVELELMVEAGMAAEQALTACFVGGREALGMADRIGALAEGYSADLVALPGDPRARIGLVRQPVFVMKEGVVYRDESGAACR, from the coding sequence ATGGCAGACACCGGGACCATCCTGCGGGCGGGCTTCGCCTGGACCGCCGCGGCCCCCGCCGTGCTGGAGCGGCCGGAGCTGTGGATCGACGGCGGCCGCATCGCCTGGACCGGGCGCCAGGGGGAGCGTCCGGCCGAAGTCGGGCGGCGCATCCTCGACCTGGGCGACGCCTGGCTGCTGCCCGGCTTCATCGACGCGCACCTGCATCTCTGGGGGCTGGATCTCGCCGATCCCACGGCGCTCTGGACCTGGCCGATGGCCCTGCGCGCCGCCCGCGCCACGGCCGATCTGCGCCGCATGCTGGAGGCGGGGGTGACGGCGGTGCGCTGTCTTGGCGGGCCGCTGGGGCCACCGCTGGCCCGGGCGGTGCGCAGCGGCGCGGTGCCGGGGCCGCACATCGTGGCGGCCGGGGAGTTCATCTGCTCCCGCGCCGGCACCTGGGACCATGCCGCCTGGCCGGAAGGATGGGTGGAGGCGCTGGGCATGTTCGCCGATGGCGAGGCGGAATGCCGGCAGCGGGTGCGGCAGCGGCTGCGCCAGGGGGCGGACTTCATCAAGATCGGCGGCTCGGTGGGCGAGCACACGGACCTGCTGCGGCAATGGGGGAACGACCCCGGCCGGCAGCGACTCTCCTACGGCGATGCGGAGGTCGCGGCGCTGGTGGAGGAGGCGCACCGCCAGGGCCTGCGCGTCGCGACCCACGCCATCGGGGAGGCGGCGGTGCGGCAGGCCCTGGATGCCGGGGTGGACAGCATCGAGCACGGGCACGGCATCACCGAGGAGACCTGCCGCCGCCTCGCGGAGTCCGGGGCGCTGCTGGTGCCGACGCTGGCGCTTCCGGCGCTGCGGGCCCGCCACGGCGCCGCGCAGGGGCTGCGGCCGGAGGCCGTCGCGGCCTGGGCCGGGCATGCCGAGGTGCAGCGGCGCTCGCTGGAGCTCGCCGTGCGGCACGGCGTGCGGCTGGCTGCGGGGACGGATTTCGTCGGCCCGCCCGGCACCCCGCTCGGCCCCAGCATGGTGGAGCTGGAGCTGATGGTCGAGGCGGGGATGGCTGCGGAGCAGGCGCTGACGGCGTGCTTCGTCGGCGGGCGGGAGGCGTTGGGGATGGCCGACCGGATCGGGGCCCTGGCCGAGGGGTATTCGGCCGACCTCGTGGCGCTGCCCGGCGATCCACGGGCGCGGATCGGCCTGGTGCGGCAGCCGGTCTTCGTGATGAAGGAAGGCGTGGTCTACCGCGACGAATCCGGCGCGGCGTGCCGGTAG